The Mesorhizobium sp. AR02 genomic interval GCCGCCGGTGTGTTGGGTTTTGATTTTCAGCACTACGTCATAAGCCGCAGCTAATATCCTTCAGATCCGTTTTGCACCTCGGCCATCGCCGGGTCGTGCCCTGTTTCATACCCTCGGCCGGGATCAATTGCTGCCAGTGGCGACCTGTCGCCATTGACAAGCCATCTTTGCTCCTCCACCTCATGCCCGGACTTCAGCGCATCGGCCCCGGGGCGTACCTTGTGCGTCCAAGTGGACGCATGGCGCTCCAGAGACAAAAGGCTGCCGGCATGACCGGATATTTTTCCTTTCCCTTCCCCCGCCGCACCTCGGTCGGCGTCGATGTCGGCGGCGTGGTCGTCGGTGGCGGCGCCCCGGTTGTCGTGCAGTCGATGACCAACACCGACACCGCCGACATCGACCAGACCGTTGCGCAGGTCGCAGCGCTGCATCGCGCCGGCTCCGAGATCGTGCGCATCACCGTCGATCGCGACGAGAGTGCCGCCGCCGTACCGCGCATTCACGAGCGGCTTTTGCGCCTCGGCATCAACGTGCCGCTGGTCGGCGACTTTCACTATATCGGCCACAAGCTTCTGGCCGATCATCCGGCTTGCGCCGAGGCGCTGGCCAAATACCGCATCAATCCCGGCAATGTCGGCTTCAAGGACAAGAAGGACCGGCAGTTCACCGATATCGTCGAGATTGCGATCAAGCATGGCAAGCCGGTGCGCATCGGCGTCAACTGGGGCTCGCTCGACCAGGAGCTTTTGACCCGGCTGATGGACGACAACCAGGACAAGGGTTTTCCGCTGACGGCGCAGGAGGTGACGCGCGAGGCGATCGTGCAGTCGGCGATCCTGTCGGCCGAGATGGCCGAAGAGATCGGCCTCGGCCGCGACAAGATCATCCTGTCGGCCAAGGTCAGCGGCGTGCAGGACCTGATCGCCGTCTATACCGAACTTGCCACCCGTTCCAACCATGCGCTGCATCTTGGCCTCACCGAGGCCGGCATGGGTTCGAAAGGCATCGTTGCCTCGTCCGCCGCCATGGGCATCCTTTTGCAGCAAGGCATTGGCGACACCATCCGCATCTCGCTGACGCCGGAGCCGAATGGCGACCGCAC includes:
- the ispG gene encoding flavodoxin-dependent (E)-4-hydroxy-3-methylbut-2-enyl-diphosphate synthase, with the translated sequence MTGYFSFPFPRRTSVGVDVGGVVVGGGAPVVVQSMTNTDTADIDQTVAQVAALHRAGSEIVRITVDRDESAAAVPRIHERLLRLGINVPLVGDFHYIGHKLLADHPACAEALAKYRINPGNVGFKDKKDRQFTDIVEIAIKHGKPVRIGVNWGSLDQELLTRLMDDNQDKGFPLTAQEVTREAIVQSAILSAEMAEEIGLGRDKIILSAKVSGVQDLIAVYTELATRSNHALHLGLTEAGMGSKGIVASSAAMGILLQQGIGDTIRISLTPEPNGDRTREVQVSQELLQTMGFRQFVPIVAACPGCGRTTSTVFQELAQNIQADLRKNMPVWREKYPGVENLKVAVMGCIVNGPGESKHADIGISLPGTGETPTAPVFVDGKKAATLRGPSIAADFEKMVADYIEQRFGRGGKAAAE